A single region of the Enterococcus mundtii genome encodes:
- a CDS encoding DarT ssDNA thymidine ADP-ribosyltransferase family protein encodes MNEYESYISERKITRLCHFTKSKNLPKILDRDGKILANNFIKEDLEKNDLNRIDGKEDYICCSIEYPNVYYLYELEKRNRLDLFKEFSILLISPSVINDQTLFCPCNAATESGKLIRSGLSSFKSLYKSRSVGKMELNRTKNMLICSPTDNQAEVLIRHSISKTNIKGIVFRDQAQAKKELNRLEIAQCDLSTIKIFTCADMYDKNLANKLRAGDIPEESLYME; translated from the coding sequence ATGAATGAGTATGAATCATATATTAGTGAGAGAAAAATTACTCGTTTGTGCCATTTTACTAAGTCCAAAAATTTGCCCAAGATATTGGATAGAGATGGTAAGATCCTTGCGAACAATTTTATCAAAGAAGATCTGGAAAAAAATGATCTAAATAGAATTGATGGTAAAGAAGATTATATTTGTTGTTCAATCGAATACCCTAATGTCTATTATTTATATGAGTTAGAGAAGAGGAATAGGCTTGATTTATTTAAAGAATTCTCTATTTTGTTGATTTCTCCTAGTGTCATTAATGATCAAACTCTTTTTTGTCCATGTAATGCTGCTACAGAAAGTGGGAAACTCATAAGGAGTGGTCTATCGAGTTTCAAGAGTCTGTATAAGTCTAGATCAGTAGGGAAGATGGAATTGAACAGAACAAAGAATATGTTGATCTGCTCACCTACTGATAATCAAGCGGAGGTGCTAATAAGACATTCGATCTCAAAGACAAATATTAAAGGAATTGTATTTAGAGACCAAGCACAAGCGAAGAAAGAATTGAATCGTCTTGAAATTGCTCAATGTGATCTATCCACAATTAAAATTTTTACTTGTGCAGATATGTATGACAAAAATTTGGCGAATAAATTAAGAGCCGGTGATATCCCTGAAGAAAGTCTTTATATGGAATAG
- a CDS encoding UvrD-helicase domain-containing protein, producing MGLPKPEGKQVDVLYLSDEDNIVVLGTAGSGKTTIALVRAINMAKNYPDDIVLILTYNRTLIKYMEFILEDSPKNLLIQNYHKLARGYLNSRGKMETNAILQSKNKLIAEALDKVKNKYPDENTLERHMDIFIDEIEWIQKMGIMDQETYIKIERTGRRDARILRKNRIYFYEVYQQYVDLRNKRGYLYDWDSIATAVFEEAQRDDTEKRYKYILVDEGQDFSPMMLKSLSMLVSKDGSINFFGDENQQIYGSRISWRSAGLNNVKIWKLEKNYRNKSGVGKLAKAISELPFFEIDENDKIDSIVPDVVGPNPLVIKCRDKKEEIESLMGLVDNSDVSRTKAVLVKTREDVNLIASIFAEKGIEHTILKKDMGKWKNTDNLHIGTYHSAKGLEFDLVFLPFMSDRYMPTEEEIAKYGSKQDALVKFVKLIYVSVTRAKSGVIITYVDKLTELLPEDTSLYDLRNGYE from the coding sequence ATGGGATTACCAAAACCTGAAGGAAAACAAGTGGATGTACTATATCTTTCTGATGAAGATAATATTGTTGTTTTAGGTACGGCAGGAAGCGGAAAGACAACTATTGCTTTAGTTAGGGCGATAAATATGGCAAAAAATTACCCTGATGATATAGTCCTTATACTTACATATAATAGGACACTTATTAAATATATGGAGTTTATATTAGAAGATTCTCCCAAAAATTTATTGATTCAAAACTATCATAAGTTGGCACGAGGGTATCTGAATTCAAGAGGTAAAATGGAGACAAACGCCATCTTACAATCAAAAAATAAACTTATTGCAGAGGCGCTAGATAAAGTGAAAAATAAATATCCTGATGAGAATACGTTAGAACGACATATGGATATTTTTATCGATGAAATTGAATGGATACAAAAAATGGGAATAATGGATCAAGAGACGTATATTAAAATTGAACGAACTGGAAGACGGGATGCTCGGATTTTAAGGAAAAACAGAATCTATTTTTACGAAGTCTACCAACAATATGTAGATCTAAGGAATAAAAGAGGCTATTTATATGATTGGGATAGTATAGCTACAGCGGTGTTTGAAGAAGCGCAAAGAGATGATACGGAAAAGCGATATAAATATATACTTGTTGACGAAGGTCAAGACTTTTCGCCAATGATGTTGAAGTCTTTGAGTATGCTAGTATCGAAAGATGGTAGTATCAATTTCTTTGGTGATGAGAATCAACAAATTTATGGAAGTAGGATTTCATGGCGTTCTGCGGGACTAAATAATGTCAAGATTTGGAAATTGGAAAAAAACTATCGAAACAAATCAGGAGTCGGAAAGTTAGCGAAAGCAATTTCGGAATTACCCTTTTTTGAAATTGATGAGAATGATAAAATCGACTCCATTGTTCCAGATGTGGTTGGTCCAAATCCTCTTGTAATAAAATGTAGAGACAAAAAAGAGGAAATAGAATCTTTGATGGGTTTAGTAGACAACTCGGATGTATCAAGAACCAAAGCAGTGCTAGTCAAAACGAGAGAAGATGTCAATTTAATAGCGTCTATTTTTGCTGAAAAAGGAATTGAGCATACAATATTAAAAAAAGACATGGGTAAATGGAAGAATACTGACAACTTGCACATCGGAACTTATCATTCTGCTAAAGGATTAGAATTTGATTTAGTTTTCTTACCATTTATGAGTGATCGATATATGCCTACAGAAGAGGAAATAGCTAAATATGGTAGCAAACAAGACGCGCTAGTAAAATTTGTCAAATTGATCTATGTAAGTGTGACGCGGGCAAAATCTGGAGTAATAATTACGTATGTGGACAAATTAACTGAACTATTGCCAGAGGATACAAGTTTATATGATTTGAGGAACGGTTATGAATGA
- a CDS encoding DNA/RNA helicase domain-containing protein, protein MSYYRVLKLQLNNGWISNNLSKIENDILNNNPVTYIYYNLERKIIYVGETSCFNNRHREHLAEKEPKTDYREYTECLVIYSNLFHKSAVLDLESLLLNYMVAESDETNFVLANGNNGQTKLVYKNKEEIRSSVFYRLWKNELFELGLSKNKNINKLRESLLFKYSPFKQLSVKQKEIIDEIETDPSGKFIVEAPAGSGKSVLFTNLAFSLAINNPNLKIGVVTTGNLRKQFNLIFKSINLNNRLFVKTSSQLITDAKKNKEKFDIIIVDEAHKLKKYYTKGHPNSRRHLNKDDDEITLLEEITEGLVLLYDSYQGIKPQNITPSEIRKLTINYKKLTLSQQFRISGDGNFSGEDYLKGILYALQLSEDKNFNLDVFKNDYFGIADNFNEVIEYVELHSHAYPETTNRVIAGYCREWKSNINKKSNKGKKLYELPYDWEIDGINRRWNSTYEDWIKKPNSQKEIGSIHSIQGYDLNYSGVIIGNDITVIDNQIMAVPSNYKDSGGTPLKKEFSLSELTEYILNIYYVLLTRGIDGCRVYFEDKDVEKIFKQRIGL, encoded by the coding sequence ATGTCGTATTATCGAGTTTTAAAACTACAGTTAAACAATGGATGGATATCGAATAATCTATCAAAAATAGAAAATGATATATTAAATAATAATCCAGTTACGTATATATATTATAATCTAGAAAGAAAAATAATTTATGTTGGTGAAACTAGTTGCTTTAATAATAGACATAGAGAGCATTTAGCTGAAAAAGAACCTAAAACTGATTATCGTGAGTATACTGAATGTCTAGTTATCTATTCTAACCTATTTCATAAATCGGCTGTATTAGATTTGGAATCCTTACTACTTAATTATATGGTCGCTGAATCTGATGAAACTAATTTTGTTTTGGCAAATGGCAATAATGGACAAACAAAATTAGTTTATAAAAATAAAGAGGAAATTCGTTCTAGTGTATTTTATAGATTATGGAAAAATGAATTATTTGAGCTAGGTTTATCCAAAAATAAAAATATAAATAAATTGAGAGAAAGTTTGTTATTTAAATATTCTCCATTTAAACAACTATCCGTAAAGCAAAAAGAAATTATTGATGAAATTGAAACTGATCCTTCAGGAAAATTTATAGTCGAAGCACCCGCGGGTTCAGGTAAGTCTGTATTATTTACAAATTTAGCTTTTTCCCTAGCAATAAATAACCCTAATTTAAAGATTGGTGTTGTTACAACTGGGAATTTAAGAAAACAGTTTAATTTAATTTTTAAATCTATAAACTTGAATAATAGATTATTTGTTAAGACTAGTTCACAGTTGATAACAGATGCTAAGAAAAACAAAGAAAAATTTGATATCATAATTGTTGATGAAGCACACAAGTTAAAAAAATACTATACAAAGGGTCATCCTAATTCAAGAAGGCACCTTAATAAAGATGATGATGAAATTACACTCTTAGAAGAAATAACTGAGGGGTTGGTTTTGTTATACGATTCCTATCAAGGAATTAAACCGCAAAATATTACTCCTTCTGAAATTCGAAAATTAACTATTAATTATAAAAAATTAACTTTATCACAACAATTTAGAATTAGTGGTGATGGTAATTTTTCAGGAGAAGACTATTTAAAAGGGATTTTGTATGCTCTACAATTAAGTGAAGATAAAAATTTTAATTTAGATGTATTCAAAAATGACTACTTTGGCATCGCGGATAATTTTAATGAAGTTATCGAGTATGTAGAGCTTCACTCTCATGCCTATCCTGAAACAACTAATAGAGTAATAGCTGGATACTGTAGAGAATGGAAATCTAATATAAATAAAAAGTCTAACAAAGGAAAAAAATTATATGAGTTACCTTATGATTGGGAAATAGACGGTATTAATAGAAGATGGAACTCCACTTATGAAGATTGGATAAAAAAACCTAATTCACAAAAAGAAATTGGATCTATACATTCAATTCAAGGATATGATCTGAATTATTCTGGAGTAATTATAGGAAATGATATCACGGTAATAGATAATCAAATAATGGCAGTACCTAGTAATTATAAGGATAGTGGTGGGACACCTCTAAAAAAAGAATTTTCTTTATCTGAATTAACTGAATATATTTTGAATATATATTACGTACTTCTTACAAGAGGAATTGATGGATGTCGAGTATATTTTGAAGATAAAGATGTAGAAAAAATATTTAAACAACGTATTGGATTATAA